DNA sequence from the Bacteroidales bacterium genome:
TCCATCAACATCAGGTTCGGCAATATTAACAGTACATGCATATCCGAATATTACAGCAAATCCTGTAGCTGCTGAAATATGCGATGGGGCAGATACAAGTTTCACAGTAGCAGTAAGCGGAACAACATTAACATATCAATGGCAGGAAGATCCGGGAGGAGGTTTTGTTGATTTAACCAATGGAGGGTTTTATAGTAATGTTACAACTTCTACATTAAATATTACAGGAGCCACAACAGCAATGGACACATATCAATATCAATGTATAGTAACCGAATCAGGTTTATGTCCTTCAACATCAGGTTCGGCAGTATTAACAGTACATGCTTATCCGAATATTACAGCAGATCCTGTAGCTGCTGAGATATGCAATGGGGCAGATACAAGTTTTTCAGTAACAGCCACCGGACCAACATTAACATATCAATGGCAGGAAGATCCGGGAGGAGGTTTTGTTGATTTAACCAATGGAGGATTTTATAGTAATGTTACAACTTCTACATTAAATATTACAGGAGCCACAACAGCAATGGACACATATCAATATCAATGTATAGTAACCGAATCAGCTTTATGTCCTGTTACATCAGGTTCGGCGATATTAACAGTGCATGCCTATCCGAATATTACAACGCATCCTGTAGCTGCTGAAATATGCGATGGAGCGGATACAAGTTTCACGGTAGTAGTAAGCGGAACAACATTAACATATCAATGGCAGGAAAATGATGGCGGAGGTTTTTTAGATTTAACCAATGGAGGGTTTTATAGTAATGTTACAACATTAACTTTGAATATCACAGGAGCTACAACAGCAATGGACACTTATTTGTATAGATGTATAATAACCGAATCAGGTTTGTGTCCTACAACTTCAGGTTCGGCAATATTAACAGTACATCCTTATCCGAATATTACAACAAATCCTGCTAATGCAGCAATATGCGATGGGGCAAATACAAGTTTCACAGTAGCAGCGACAGGAACAACATTAACATATCAATGGCAGGTTGATAAACAGGATGCAATGGGTTTTAATGATTTGATTAACGATGCAATATATAGTAATGTTACAGCTGCAACCTTGAATATTGCTGGAGCCACAATAGCAATGGACACATATCAATATCAATGTATAGTAACCGAATCAGGTTTATGTCCTGTAAATTCGGCTGCTGCTGTTCTAACTGTTCATCCATTGCCAACAATTACATCTCAGCCAACTGATATTTCAACTTGTGTCGGTGATAATACAAGTTTCAGCATATTACCAAATTCAGCGGGAGATTTTACATATCAATGGCAGCTTAACTCAGGCAGCGGATTTAATGACCTTGCAAATGATGCTACTTATAATAATGTTACAACAGCAACTCTAAATATTAGTTCGGTTAATATTACACTTAACGGATATTTATATCGTTGTTTAATTGATTCTATCAATACATCTTGTCAAAATATTTCTGATGAAGTTACATTAACTGTTAATTCATTACCTGTGATAACAAGTCAGCCAAATGATGTTGAAATATGTGAAAATGCAAATACTACTTTCGGAATATTACCTGATGATATTATTACATATTCGTATCAATGGCAGGTTGATAAACAAGATGCTATGGGATTTAATGATTTATTTAATGATGCAACATATAATAATGTAGCAACTGCAACATTAGATATTACAGGGGCAACAATTGCGATGGATAATTACCAGTACCTTTGTATTATTACAAATAAATCAACAACATGTGAAAAAAATTCAAGTGCAGCACTTCTTGAAATCAAACTTTTACCGGTAACATCAGCTATTTCCGGTCAGGCAAATGTTTGTGCAGGAGCACAAAATGTTTCTTATCAGGTTGACCAGCATAGTGGCTCAACATACGCATGGATAATTCCGCCTGAGTTTACCGCTGCGGGAGGAACAGTAAATTTCGGTGGTTCACCAAATCGTTTTGTTTCTCTTAATTATGGAGCAGCTACATTTTCAGGTGTGCTTAAAGTAGTTGAAACAAATAATGGCTGTGATGGTGATACTATTACTTTGGACATACAGGCGTATGACCTTCCTATTGCTGATGCAGGTAACGATACAACAATTTGTAATGGCGATGCTGCAATAATAGGAGGGAATCCAAGTGCTTCAAATGGTTCGGGAACATATATTTATGAATGGACACCAACCTCATATCTTGATGATGCAACAATTGCAAATCCTTCTGCTTCACCACCGCTTTCATTAAATTATTCTCTGAAAGTTACTGATGGTAGCTCAGGATGTATTTCAACAACCGATAATATTCAAATTACTGTTAATGCTGTTCCTGATGCACCTATAGCTCCAAATAAAACATTTTGTGAAAGCGAAACAATTGAAGACCTGACTGCTTCAGGAGAAAATATAAGCTGGTATGATGATATTACATTATTAAATCTGATTACTACAGGAAGTCCGTTTGCAACAGGAGAAACAACTCCTTTTACTTATCAGTATTATGTAACCCAAACTGTGGACAATTGCGAAAGCGATGCAACACCTGTTTCACTGACAATAAATGCTACTCCTGATAATATTACTGCTGATGATACAACTATTTGTTATGGTGAACCTACTCCTGCTTTAATAACTTCAGGTAGTAGTCCTCACTGGTATTCAAACCCCGATTTAACGGGACTTGTTTATATTGGAAACACATACAATCCTACTGTTTTTGCAGTAGGGGTATATACATATTATCTTGTTGATGAAATTAACGGTTGTCAAAGTGAACCTGATACAGTTGTGTTAACAATAAATGCAAAACCATTAGCACCAAATGCTTCAGATACAACTATTTGTTATGGTAATCTTACACCTGATATGATTGCAACAGGCGAAACAGGTAGTACTATTGAATGGTTTGAAGATCCGGGGCTTACAAATTTATTATATACAGGAAGTGTATTTATCACAGGAGAAACCGAACCAAAAACTTATACTTATTATGTTACGCAGACAGTTAATAGTTGCCAAAGCCCTTTAAAAACCGTTAAACTTACAATAAATCCTTCTCCTACGATAACACAGGTTAATTATATCGATGAAAATTTTTGTGGTAGCGAAGACGGAACAATCAGTATTTCTGCAAGCGGGACATATCCACTTGAATATTCTATTGATAATGGTGCTAACTATCTGGAAAATGGCAACTTTACCGGATTAGGAAGCGGATTATATTATACAAGTGTTAAAAATTATTATGGTTGCCGCATTGACGGAGATACTGTAACAATTACATCGGGAAATGCACCAGAAGCACCAGATGCCGGAGATGATGCAATTTATTGCGATGGAGATAATATTGTTTCTTTGTATGCAAATATTTCTGCAGGAGGTTATTTAACATGGTATTCCGATGGAGCAACCAATGATTCGATAGGCACGGGAAATTCTTTTACACCATATAATAATATTGATACAACATATTATTATGTTACCGAAACTACTGATACTTGCGAAAGTCCGCCAACTGCCGTTGAAATTATTATTTACGAAATTCCACAAGAACCGCAAGCAAATGATACTGCTGTTTGTTTTGGAGAACAAACTCCTGAATTGGTTGCTTTAGGTAATAATATTAGATGGTATTACCCATCACCATCTCAAACTGATTTTATATATGGTGGAGATTCTTTATATACAGGACAGACTAATGTTAATCCCTATACTTATTATGTTACTCAAACAATTAACGGATGTGAAAGTTCTTATAAACCAGTTGTTTTAACAATTAATACAATGCCGTCTGCTCCGGCTTCTTCTGATGTAACAAGATGTTATGGGCAAACCATTCCGGCTCTTGAAGCAACAGGTACAAATATTAACTGGTATGATAACAGCGATTTGTTAAATTCTGTATATTCAGGAGATACGTATGACACAGAGATAACAGAATCCGGCATTTATACTTATTATGTTACCGAAACTCTTGGTGATTGTGAAAGTGAAGCTACCGAAGTTATTCTTACTATTAACGAAATACCAAACCAACCCGAAGCAAACGATGTTTCAATATGCGATGGAGATATAGTACCCGACCTTACAGCAATAGGTCTGAATATTGTATGGTACAGCGAGCCAGAATTAATAAATATTATAGGTAATAACAGTCCTTTTTCAACTACTCAATCAGGAGTTAGCGATTCTTCTTATTATGTAACACAAACAGTTAATAATTGCGAAAGTCTTTCTGATACAGTTACTTTAACAATTAACGCATTACCACCAATACCGGATGCTGATGACCTTACTATTTGTTATGGTGATGATGCAATTTTACATACTACAGGAACCAATCCAAATTGGTTTGATGGGAATGAATTTGGCAATCCCTTTGTTTATGAAGGCAATCATTTTGTAACAGGGAAAACTGAAGTTGACGATTATACTTATTATGTAACTGACACGGTAAACGGATGCGGTAGTGGTTCAAAAACAGTTACCCTGATTATTAATCCTACACCTGAAATTATTTCAAACACTTCAACTAACGAAAGTTTTTGTAATGGTAATGACGGTACAATTACAATAGATGCATTTGATGTAACAGGCTTGGGATTAACATATTCAATTGACGGAGTGAATTTCTCAGCAAATAATTATTTTGATAACCTGAGACATGGTAATTATCCTGTTATAGTTAAAAACACATATGATTGCGAAATTTATGGAGATACTCTTGTTGTTACTGCCGGGGAAAATGCTCCTGATGCTCCTGTTGCAGGCGATAACGCTGATTATTGTTTCGGCGAAACAATGGTTGATTTGACTGCTGTTGTTGAATCAGGAGGTTATTTAGTGTGGTATTCTGACCCATTATTATTAGATTCAATTGCTACAGGTGAAACATTTGTTATTCCCGACACCGATTCAATAGGTACAATATATTATTATGTAACACAAAAAAATGATACATGCGAAGGTCCGTCAACAAATATTCAAATAGTAGTAAATCCAAATCCTGAAATATACACACTAACAGGTGATGAAGAGTATTGTGCTAATATTAATGGAGTTACAATTGAACTTGACAGTTCAACTTTTCTTGGAATAAATTACCAGTTATATAAAGATGATGCAGTCGATGGAAGCTTTGTTGAAGGAACAGGTAATACAATTTCTTGGCAAAATAATCATTTTGGAACTTATCATATTATTGCAACAGATATAAGTTCAGGATGTTGGAGTGCAATGAACGATACTCTGACTGTTATAAAAAATAGTTTGCCTGACCCGACATTCAGTGCTGACGTAACTGAAGGTTGTAGTCCTTTATCTGTTAATTTTAACAGATATTCAATTGACCCTGCATTATATATCTGGGACTTTGGCGATGGTGTTATTGATAGTATTACCGAAGACCCTATGCATGTTTTTGATAATTCAACAAATTTCTTAAAATATTATGAAGTAAGATTGACTGCTGTAACAGGAAAAGGATGTCGCGATTCTGTAAGCGATTATATAACTGTTTTTCCATTGCCTGATTATGATTTTACTATAGCTCCTGATTCAGCTTGTCATCCGGCAACGGTGCAGCTTACATCATCACCGGGAGGCTCATCATATGTCTGGGATTTTGGAAATGGGCCAATGCCGGGACAATTCAGCGTTACAAATGTATTTAATAATACAACTGATAATGATATTGTTTTTCCTATAAGATTAATTGCAACATCAGCTTTTTCTTGTGAGGATACTATTGATAAACAACTTGTTGTTTTTCCTAAACCCGAGGCTAATTTTTATGTTAATCCAACAGTTGGTTGTTCGCCTCATGAAGTAACAATAGTTAATTATTCATCCCAAAATGTAATTAATTATTATTGGAATTATGGTGATAATTCAGGTATTGATGAAACTTCAAGCCCTGAGTTTACAAAAATTTATGAAAACTTATTACCATATGAAGCTGATTATGAATTAAGCCTGATTGTTGAAACAGAAAACGGATGTACAGATGAATCTGATAAAAAAATTGTTAAAGTTTATCCCGAAGTAACAGCCGATTTCCTTCCAGATGTTACATCAGGATGTGATCCCTTGACAATTAATCTTATTGACAGATCATTTGGTCATAATTCAATACTAAATTACTGGGATTTTGGTGACGGACAAACAATAAGCGGACCTGTTTCATCACATGTATTCAATAATTCAACTTCCGCTGATGTTATTTATCCGGTTTTATTAATTGCACAATCAAATTATAATTGTGTTGATTCGTTTACTATGAATGTAGCTGTTTATCCTTCTCCTGAAGCAAGATTTGTTGTAACACCTATGGAAACAACTTATCCTGATACAGAGTTTGAAATAATAAATGCTTCAAGTTCAGGTAGTTGGACTTATGGTTGGGATCTCGGAGACGGAAATACGGAAGATTTTGAAAATTCATATACTCATCAATATGATACATCGGGAAGTTATACAATTATTCTCACAGTTTCGGGAGAACATTGTACTGATGACACTTCTGTAACTGTTGTGGTAAGACTTCCGGCTCCGATTATATATATTGGTTCCGATACAGCAGGTTGTGCTCCTTTAACTGTACAATTTACAAATACAACAATTTATGCAGAAAAATATCTTTGGGACTTTGGTGATGGTGGAACTTCAACTAAAAAAGAACCTGCTCCATATACATATACCGATGCAGGAACTTATTATGTTTATTTATTAGCTTATGGACCCGAAAGTTTTACAGATACCGATGAACCTGTAACAGTTGAAGTTTATCAAAACCCTGTGGCAAAATTCAGTGTTGTTAGCCCTGTGGCATATATTCCGGACAAACCGGTAGCTGTAGTAAACGAATCATATAATGCATTTTCATATAGATGGGTTTTTGGTACGGATTCATCTATTACTGATAAAAATGCAGTTTATTATTTTGATGAACCGGGCATTTATGACATTACATTAATTGCATATTCCGAAGATTTATGTATAGATACATTACTAAAAGTAAGTGCCGTAAAAGTAGAAGATACAGGTGGGCTTAGTTTTATGAATGCTTTTCAACCGAATGCTTCATCAGGTACGGATGGTTCATATTCAACAGATGGATTCGATAGAAGTATTTTTTTCCCTGTAATGCCAAAAGGTGTTGTTAAATATCAACTTCAGATTTTTAACAGATGGGGTGAAATAATATTTGAAACAAAGGATATTGCAATAGGATGGAACGGAAGACACCTTAATAAAGGTCCGATTTGTGATCAGGATGTATATTTCTGGAAAGCAACTGTTACTTATAGTGATGGAAGAAACAGTACAATAGTTGGAGATATAACTTTATTACGTTAGATTTGGGCATTAATTATTGTAACTGTTCACAATGAATTACTTTTGTGGAAATATATGATAAATAATGATTTGTTTGTCGTTTGTTGTTTGTCGTTTGGTACTTTTAATAATTTTTCATGGCAACAATAAAAAGATTTGAAGATTTGGAAGTTTGGCAAATTGCAAGAAATTTATGCAGGTTTGTTTATAGAATAACTTCAAAAGGTAAGTTTGCAAAGGATTTTGCATTGAAGAATCAAATTAGGAATTCTTCAGATTATCGTGGAAAAAATTTAAACAATCATAATATATAACAATAAACAAAACAACAAACGACAAACAAAAATTGTTAATACGTCTCAGGATACATAAATGGTTACTAAATTATAATCAAATATTTAAACCCTGAGAACGGTTACTAATTATTTAACGTGAAATTAGTTTTTAATAAAATATATATAATAACATTGTTTGTTTGTTTCAAACAATTTGTATTTAGCCAGGATCCTCAGTTTTCCCAGTTTTATGCAACCCCTTTATATTTATCTCCATCATTTGCAGGGATTTCAAGTGGCAGTAGAGTGGTTTTAAATTTTAGAGACCAATGGCCAAAAATGCCCGGTAGATTTATAACATTTGCTGTTTCAGGTGATCATAATTTAAGAAGCCTTAAAAGTGGTGTTGGAATATTAATAACACGCGACCAGATAGGTAGCGGAAAATTAAGCACAACTAATGTTGGAGGTTTATATTCTTATCGAATTAAAATAAACAGAAACTGGACTATCAGACCGGGGCTTCATTTAATGTACACTCAAAAAAGTATAGATTATTATAGTTTAAATTTTGTTGAAGAAGTACATCATGGCACACAAATAGGAGAACCAAATGAATATTTGAATAATCAGTATGTTGATTTTTCTTCATCTATATTAACTTATAACAAGGATTTCTGGCTTGGTTCAACAGTTGATCATATGTTAAGACCAAACCAGGCTTTAATGGGTGGAAATAATAGAGTACCAATGAAATTTTCGTTTTACGGTGGACTTAAAGTGAATATTAGAGGACGGATGAGGGCATTAAAAGCAAGTGCCGAAAACATTACATTTGCATTTTTATACAAATACAGAGAACAAAAAAACCTGACATTCAAGCAACAGAACAGTCAGTTTGATTTAGGATTATACTGGAGCAAAACGCCGATAGTTGTTGGATTATGGTATAGGGGAATCCCCATAATTAAAGAAAATAAGGGTTCTGATGCCATTATCCTGTTATTTGGTTATAAGGTTGATGAATTTAGTGTCGGTTATAGCTACGATTTTACTGTTTCAAGATTAATAGCTTCAACAGGCGGTGCCCATGAAATTTCAATAATATATCTCTTCAATGTTAGTAAATACAGAAAAGCAAAACGCGAAATGATACCTTGCCCGCACTTTTAATGTTTTTATACAATGTTTTAAATTCAAAAATCCTTACTTATCGTAAATCAAATTGTCGCAAAAATATCGAATATTGAACAAGCCTGCCTGCCGGTCAGGCAGGGAATGATGAATACTGAATTAAAAAAATAGCTCAAGGTTCTTATTATTCAAAATATAACAATTCCAGTTTACAAACAAATGCCTCTAATTTCAGAACTCCTGACTCACTAAAAAATAAATTGTCGTTTATTTTGTTTTGAGTATCGTAATAATATGTCATAGTAATTCTATAATGTTGATAATCTGCCACTAATAAAATTTCAAGTATGGATTTTACGACAAAGTTGCGACATTGCTTTTTACAAATATATTTTTATAAAAGACTGATTTCCAATAGTCAGGTCAGGAGTTCTGAAATTCGGATATAAATTATTTTAGAATAAATAAAAAAAGGGCTGCTGAAAAAAATTTTCAAGCAGCCCCAATAATTAATATTAACCCTTAAAACCATGAAAGACAGAAAACCTGTCAAGATTTGTAACAAAAATAATAAATAATAGTACTAATTCAAAAAAAATTGATGTTAAAATTGATTAAAATACTGTTATTTATAATTAAAATTAATAAACAATAAATTAATAGTTCTTATGCTTTACAAACATAAAGATTAATTAAAGTTTGTCAATAATATCATAAGTTTTATATAACTAAACCCTCGGGGTTTTGCTAATCAATTGAAACAAATATTTTACAATTTATTTTTTTATAATTTATTAAACCCCGAGGGTTTTTTATCAACTTAATAGACAGTCTCTAAATAGAATATTAATTTGTGCCCGGAACAGGAATCGAACCTGCACCCGCTAGTGCGGACATGGCCCTCAACCATGCGCGTCTACCAATTCCGCCACCCGGGCAAATTATCCATCTTTATAAAAAGGGGAGCATGCTCCCCTTTTTAATATTATTCAGAAGTTGCATTTGAAGGCAATTCAAGCCCATAACCTTGTTCTTTGTCAGCTTTTCTAAGTAAAAATGCTAAGAATATGGAAATTACGCCTAAAATTACTAACATTAAAATTGGAATAGTGTAATCGTATGGCATTTCTCCGGCTCTAATAGCTTCAAGATTCGATTTATTTGCCATATCCAGCACTTTTCCTATGAGCCAGAAGAATAATGCCAGTCCATAATTCTGGATTGTAAACATAGTTGCAAAAGCAGTTCCGAGACGGTTTTCTGCAACAATTTTAGCAACCGAAGGCCACATTGAAGCAGGGACTAATGAAAATGCTATTCCAAGAGATAACAAACCAAAATATCCTAAAATTTTACTATCGAATACTGATAAAGCAAGATGCGCAAAAATCAGTAATAAAGCACCGAGGATCATTAATGAGGCAGCTTTCCCTTTTTTATCAACAATTGTTCCAAATATTGGAGTAAATAAAATTGTTCCAAGTGGTATTAAACTTGCAGTTTTTGGACCATTTTCCAACCAT
Encoded proteins:
- a CDS encoding gliding motility-associated C-terminal domain-containing protein; translated protein: MKNIYKILFFIIIIIIVQQNVYGQSCLGFPTGTVQTGNDMNYSPECSPVTAVWEVWFKKVDDGGDPNNIAFRFDWGDGTIETIPYDGVILTNPSANRYDATITHIYPTDNTLCSYDLIVNLVVDGEQCSAIIELTVFAWDTDDDGSGELRLENENDGDIIYYICEGKADTIRFLDNSTLNCNLGESPLNPNSLRRWVQFQYGTFDDPAYAGDPRIPNLKVGATQVTDAGGNLIFDLNGDLLTRELDGAVTIYDPPAAVPPSGYLTDQVIVPAGVTSFGEVFEIRMRYWNYCNQYDDGVAPPPGVDGDNPPVTITAIIEIITTPPDVGDGDFQHCIGDDLTVSVTPAISGRILWYADSLDAVNGVDSIFEGQNFDPTNIPIAPSEEMDNLTPGSNTYWVTEKLASCESLPSEVVVTVRNELSVTGGISGPTVVCANENNVIFSVANDPPPMTYGGATEYVWAYPGFNYNSGQGTKSLDVDAGAADGAYTIEVYLQYATDPRCPSTSKTHDVDINELPTAEITTTTVTVCNGDNADLSIDLTGEGNGDWVIQYNVNGAPTETTPTINATPYTLTILAAELTISGANTVTLTSVTQDKGKVCTGSILGAAATVNNNDLPTATITSGNATICDDNDVDITLALTGHGVGDWVVEYTVNGVPKTSLTIDVTPYDLTILAAELTNIGANTVVLTGVTQDKNAVCTGSIVGGGVTITNNALPTAEFTLTTDTICDGEDANISVDLTGHGAGNWVLEYKINAGGLLFTPVIAATPYILVITDANLILGDNIITLLGVTQDKGASAPCVGTINPAKDTILIRKNELPTAAVTTANYNICEGYDADIDIDMTGEIGGNWIIEYQINAGISQFTALFDNDPYTLTISAADLNLGLNTITLIDVTQDVGVAVACDGSIVFGSEDIDITVDQLPTVSNAGVDQEECDPVVIVTMDANVAVIGTGTWDLVSKPPATPDPGISNVNSEIATITIADPNWGIYTYDWVINNGTCPDSHDTVTIDFGAAPTIDAGLNDAVCYPDYTLAATNSSGTGLWSKFAGPGNEDFDDDTDPNATVTVDADGIYTFRWTVTSGACAPVSDDVDIQFYPLPNITSQPANTETCNLGNASFSVTATGPALTYQWQVDDGLGFVNASGGVYTNDITATLNITAAGVGMNGYFYRCIVQEGTNSCDIISDTATLTVHVYPNITADPVAAEICDGADTSFSVTATGTTLTYQWQEDPGGGFVDLTNGGFYSNVTTSTLNITGATTAMDTYQYQCIVTESTLCPVTSGSAVLTVHTYPNITTHPVAAEICDGADTSFTVAVSGTTLTYQWQEDPGGGFVDLTNGGFYSNVTTSTLNITGATIAMDTYQYQCIVTESGLCPSTSGSAILTVHAYPNITANPVAAEICDGADTSFTVAVSGTTLTYQWQEDPGGGFVDLTNGGFYSNVTTSTLNITGATTAMDTYQYQCIVTESGLCPSTSGSAVLTVHAYPNITADPVAAEICNGADTSFSVTATGPTLTYQWQEDPGGGFVDLTNGGFYSNVTTSTLNITGATTAMDTYQYQCIVTESALCPVTSGSAILTVHAYPNITTHPVAAEICDGADTSFTVVVSGTTLTYQWQENDGGGFLDLTNGGFYSNVTTLTLNITGATTAMDTYLYRCIITESGLCPTTSGSAILTVHPYPNITTNPANAAICDGANTSFTVAATGTTLTYQWQVDKQDAMGFNDLINDAIYSNVTAATLNIAGATIAMDTYQYQCIVTESGLCPVNSAAAVLTVHPLPTITSQPTDISTCVGDNTSFSILPNSAGDFTYQWQLNSGSGFNDLANDATYNNVTTATLNISSVNITLNGYLYRCLIDSINTSCQNISDEVTLTVNSLPVITSQPNDVEICENANTTFGILPDDIITYSYQWQVDKQDAMGFNDLFNDATYNNVATATLDITGATIAMDNYQYLCIITNKSTTCEKNSSAALLEIKLLPVTSAISGQANVCAGAQNVSYQVDQHSGSTYAWIIPPEFTAAGGTVNFGGSPNRFVSLNYGAATFSGVLKVVETNNGCDGDTITLDIQAYDLPIADAGNDTTICNGDAAIIGGNPSASNGSGTYIYEWTPTSYLDDATIANPSASPPLSLNYSLKVTDGSSGCISTTDNIQITVNAVPDAPIAPNKTFCESETIEDLTASGENISWYDDITLLNLITTGSPFATGETTPFTYQYYVTQTVDNCESDATPVSLTINATPDNITADDTTICYGEPTPALITSGSSPHWYSNPDLTGLVYIGNTYNPTVFAVGVYTYYLVDEINGCQSEPDTVVLTINAKPLAPNASDTTICYGNLTPDMIATGETGSTIEWFEDPGLTNLLYTGSVFITGETEPKTYTYYVTQTVNSCQSPLKTVKLTINPSPTITQVNYIDENFCGSEDGTISISASGTYPLEYSIDNGANYLENGNFTGLGSGLYYTSVKNYYGCRIDGDTVTITSGNAPEAPDAGDDAIYCDGDNIVSLYANISAGGYLTWYSDGATNDSIGTGNSFTPYNNIDTTYYYVTETTDTCESPPTAVEIIIYEIPQEPQANDTAVCFGEQTPELVALGNNIRWYYPSPSQTDFIYGGDSLYTGQTNVNPYTYYVTQTINGCESSYKPVVLTINTMPSAPASSDVTRCYGQTIPALEATGTNINWYDNSDLLNSVYSGDTYDTEITESGIYTYYVTETLGDCESEATEVILTINEIPNQPEANDVSICDGDIVPDLTAIGLNIVWYSEPELINIIGNNSPFSTTQSGVSDSSYYVTQTVNNCESLSDTVTLTINALPPIPDADDLTICYGDDAILHTTGTNPNWFDGNEFGNPFVYEGNHFVTGKTEVDDYTYYVTDTVNGCGSGSKTVTLIINPTPEIISNTSTNESFCNGNDGTITIDAFDVTGLGLTYSIDGVNFSANNYFDNLRHGNYPVIVKNTYDCEIYGDTLVVTAGENAPDAPVAGDNADYCFGETMVDLTAVVESGGYLVWYSDPLLLDSIATGETFVIPDTDSIGTIYYYVTQKNDTCEGPSTNIQIVVNPNPEIYTLTGDEEYCANINGVTIELDSSTFLGINYQLYKDDAVDGSFVEGTGNTISWQNNHFGTYHIIATDISSGCWSAMNDTLTVIKNSLPDPTFSADVTEGCSPLSVNFNRYSIDPALYIWDFGDGVIDSITEDPMHVFDNSTNFLKYYEVRLTAVTGKGCRDSVSDYITVFPLPDYDFTIAPDSACHPATVQLTSSPGGSSYVWDFGNGPMPGQFSVTNVFNNTTDNDIVFPIRLIATSAFSCEDTIDKQLVVFPKPEANFYVNPTVGCSPHEVTIVNYSSQNVINYYWNYGDNSGIDETSSPEFTKIYENLLPYEADYELSLIVETENGCTDESDKKIVKVYPEVTADFLPDVTSGCDPLTINLIDRSFGHNSILNYWDFGDGQTISGPVSSHVFNNSTSADVIYPVLLIAQSNYNCVDSFTMNVAVYPSPEARFVVTPMETTYPDTEFEIINASSSGSWTYGWDLGDGNTEDFENSYTHQYDTSGSYTIILTVSGEHCTDDTSVTVVVRLPAPIIYIGSDTAGCAPLTVQFTNTTIYAEKYLWDFGDGGTSTKKEPAPYTYTDAGTYYVYLLAYGPESFTDTDEPVTVEVYQNPVAKFSVVSPVAYIPDKPVAVVNESYNAFSYRWVFGTDSSITDKNAVYYFDEPGIYDITLIAYSEDLCIDTLLKVSAVKVEDTGGLSFMNAFQPNASSGTDGSYSTDGFDRSIFFPVMPKGVVKYQLQIFNRWGEIIFETKDIAIGWNGRHLNKGPICDQDVYFWKATVTYSDGRNSTIVGDITLLR
- a CDS encoding four helix bundle protein, yielding MATIKRFEDLEVWQIARNLCRFVYRITSKGKFAKDFALKNQIRNSSDYRGKNLNNHNI
- a CDS encoding type IX secretion system membrane protein PorP/SprF; amino-acid sequence: MKLVFNKIYIITLFVCFKQFVFSQDPQFSQFYATPLYLSPSFAGISSGSRVVLNFRDQWPKMPGRFITFAVSGDHNLRSLKSGVGILITRDQIGSGKLSTTNVGGLYSYRIKINRNWTIRPGLHLMYTQKSIDYYSLNFVEEVHHGTQIGEPNEYLNNQYVDFSSSILTYNKDFWLGSTVDHMLRPNQALMGGNNRVPMKFSFYGGLKVNIRGRMRALKASAENITFAFLYKYREQKNLTFKQQNSQFDLGLYWSKTPIVVGLWYRGIPIIKENKGSDAIILLFGYKVDEFSVGYSYDFTVSRLIASTGGAHEISIIYLFNVSKYRKAKREMIPCPHF